In Macadamia integrifolia cultivar HAES 741 chromosome 1, SCU_Mint_v3, whole genome shotgun sequence, a single window of DNA contains:
- the LOC122083087 gene encoding uncharacterized protein LOC122083087 has product MGNYVSCTVSSIPGNKQSRCAKVITPIGEIKQLDGPINAAELMFENPNHFLVNSQSLHIGRRFSALNADEELEMGNVYILFPMKRLNSVITAMDMGVLLITANSAAKRASRGKHGMLLPESGGGGGGAAAAARVTPVSASVNNLQGSEDGLPRLKLDDIEDFSLQEFKHRLSSCRSRKPSLETITEEPQLLCSR; this is encoded by the coding sequence ATGGGCAACTACGTCTCCTGCACTGTATCTTCGATTCCAGGCAATAAGCAATCCAGATGTGCAAAAGTAATCACACCCATCGGCGAAATCAAGCAATTGGACGGACCCATCAACGCGGCGGAGCTCATGTTTGAGAACCCAAATCACTTCTTAGTGAATTCCCAATCGCTTCATATTGGTCGTAGATTCTCTGCTCTCAACGCTGATGAGGAGTTAGAGATGGGTAACGTCTATATCTTGTTTCCTATGAAGAGATTGAATTCTGTTATCACAGCGATGGATATGGGAGTGCTTTTGATTACTGCCAATTCGGCAGCCAAGCGGGCTTCTAGGGGGAAACATGGGATGTTGTTACCGGAGtccggtggtggtggtggtggtgctgctGCTGCAGCACGGGTTACGCCAGTCTCAGCTTCTGTTAACAATTTGCAAGGAAGTGAAGATGGATTGCCGAGATTGAAATTGGATGATATTGAAGACTTCTCTTTGCAAGAATTCAAGCACAGGTTATCATCTTGCAGGTCGAGGAAGCCTTCGTTAGAAACCATAACAGAGGAACCCCAACTCCTCTGCTCTAGGTGA
- the LOC122082172 gene encoding EEF1A lysine methyltransferase 2-like: MAGNRWPPEDAEISHARVPSTADLISDDDRSVAADSWSIKSDYGSTLDDEQRHVDASDALSSGNFRAASDYSSDKEEPDVEVEPSLLGLQSYWDATYADELANFHEHGHAGEIWFGAEVMDVVASWTKNLCIDIAQGRVQNLVNDVGSESAEQAAKDLSGWSILDVGTGNGLLLQELAKQGFSDLTGTDYSEGAIGLAQSLADRGGFTNIKFLVDDVLETKLERQFQLVMDKGTLDAIGLHPDGPIKRLMYWDSVSRLVASGGILVITSCNSTKDELMQEVDNFNQRRLAASQDPETPKDQEVCRDLTFQYVSHVRSYPTFAFGGSEGSRVATVAFLRS; encoded by the exons ATGGCTGGAAACCGATGGCCCCCGGAAGATGCCGAAATTTCTCACGCGCGAGTTCCGAGCACAGCCGATCTCATATCTGATGATGATCGTTCTGTTGCTGCAGATTCTTGGTCAATAAAGAGCGATTACGGAAGCACTTTGGACGATGAGCAGAGACACGTCGATGCCTCTGATGCACTTTCCTCCGGCAACTTCCGTGCAGCATCCGATTACAG TTCGGACAAGGAAGAACCAGATGTTGAAGTGGAGCCATCATTGTTGGGTCTTCAGAGCTATTGGGATGCCACATATGCAGATGAATTGGCGAATTTTCATGAACATGGTCATGCTGGTGAAATCTG GTTTGGAGCTGAAGTCATGGACGTTGTTGCATCTTGGACCAAAAATTTGTGTATAGACATTGCTCAAGGCCGCGTACAAAATCTTGTTAATGATGTTGGGTCTGAATCAGCTGAACAGGCCGCCAAAGATTTGTCTGGCTGGAGTATACTCGATGTTGGAACTGGGAATGGTTTGCTTCTTCAAGAACTTGCAAAGCAAGG GTTCTCTGATCTGACTGGAACTGATTATAGTGAGGGCGCAATTGGCCTTGCTCAAAGCCTTGCTGATCGGGGTGGATTcacaaatataaaatttttg GTTGATGATGTCCTTGAGACAAAATTGGAGAGGCAGTTCCAACTTGTTATGGATAAGGGGACTTTAGATGCTATTGGATTGCATCCTGATGGCCCTATCAAAAG GTTGATGTATTGGGATTCAGTCTCAAGGTTGGTTGCATCTGGAGGAATATTG GTGATTACATCCTGTAACAGTACAAAAGATGAGTTGATGCAAGAGGTGGACAACTTCAACCAGAGAAGGCTAGCAGCCTCCCAGGACCCTGAGACCCCCAAGGACCAAGAAGTGTGCAGGGATCTTACTTTCCAATATGTCAGCCATGTTCGGTCATATCCAACATTCGCGTTTGGAGGATCAGAGGGGTCACGTGTTGCTACTGTTGCATTTCTCCGAAGTTGA
- the LOC122083288 gene encoding uncharacterized protein LOC122083288, which translates to MGKLLGFSMTLLMSLTFHVILTLFGSFRKRCSKKWFTFLLWSTYQFADIAATIGLGFLIKLSDRTAYDNNTYVDPTWSSFLLLHLGGPDSITAISLVDNELCFRHSLQLLYRVGVSVYIYIKAFYPIFEESLGDLWQLTNSLAPSMLMLLAGISKYGERTWALHKANMATIRDSMLPPPKLGPRPSITNDDDVGDAQSSIRMDVDEYASGMVVPAVPVPAPPPATKPEPAPAPAPTTLSENQLDSDSEEAILLQGHHYFCSFRCLFVDLIVPGSCITDTQITLFLRYSYEVAFQLIDLELRFMYDTLFTKTPVIRTYLACGLRILRISVLLFYLIVTIVGKWVADSVVDIISFNLVCWALVQEMFEVFQMLLSEWTVVWMNNHHNLKWLSRIILKLILSCRLFVSKINITNICGVKGVASETATRWWYNNSMAQYNLLSFCFKDEPIIMFKGLLHLSSWGKSIHEWIENRRNVSYICVPNDSKDFIYQQFKEKVQSLSEKISSAEFRNPRGRWVMKMNNCLEELGWSVDVGFDQSIFIWLVATDLCYYDEDRDSNECREVATQVQVSKTLSNYLLYLLLILPFMMNSKNIGKVMFQDTCVTIKKLFDVPENQIQEKISSLDEKQAQASIKKFLSLDAQILIRDDEANESKSVLLEAHKLAKLLQLYEKEERWKIISGVWVEMLSYAASNCSGKHHAQRLCDGGEFLTKIWLLMAHLGMTQ; encoded by the coding sequence ATGGGAAAACTTTTAGGCTTCTCTATGACGCTCCTGATGAGCCTAACTTTCCATGTAATCCTCACCCTCTTCGGAAGCTTTCGAAAGCGTTGTTCAAAGAAATGGTTCACCTTCCTGCTTTGGTCTACTTATCAGTTTGCCGATATTGCAGCCACCATCGGCCTTGGCtttttaatcaaattatctGATCGGACAGCTTACGACAACAACACCTACGTCGACCCAACTTggtcttctttccttttattgcATCTTGGAGGTCCTGACAGTATCACGGCCATTTCTTTAGTAGACAATGAGTTGTGCTTTAGACACTCCCTTCAGCTTTTATACCGAGTTGGGGTCTCTGTCTACATCTATATTAAAGCATTCTACCCTATTTTCGAAGAATCTCTCGGAGACCTTTGGCAGTTAACCAATTCGTTGGCACCTTCAATGTTGATGTTGTTAGCTGGAATCTCAAAGTATGGGGAGAGGACATGGGCTCTTCACAAGGCAAACATGGCTACTATTAGAGATTCCATGCTTCCTCCTCCTAAGCTAGGGCCAAGGCCATCAATcactaatgatgatgatgtgggtGATGCCCAGTCGTCCATTCGCATGGATGTGGATGAATATGCTTCCGGGATGGTGGTGCCAGCAGTACCAGTACCAGCACCACCACCAGCAACGAAGCCGGAGCCGGCACCGGCACCCGCGCCAACAACATTATCAGAAAACCAACTGGATTCTGATTCAGAGGAAGCGATATTGTTGCAAGGCCACCATTACTTTTGCAGCTTCAGGTGCCTCTTTGTAGATCTCATTGTCCCCGGCTCTTGTATTACTGATACCCAAATAACATTATTCTTACGATATTCCTATGAAGTTGCTTTCCAACTAATTGACTTGGAGCTCAGGTTCATGTACGATACACTCTTCACCAAAACCCCTGTGATTCGAACTTACCTAGCATGCGGTTTACGAATCCTTAGAATTTCTGTCCTCCTCTTTTACTTAATAGTGACTATTGTCGGCAAGTGGGTTGCTGATTCAGTAGTTGACATCATATCCTTTAATTTGGtttgttgggctcttgttcaAGAGATGTTCGAAGTCTTTCAAATGCTTTTATCAGAATGGACTGTTGTGTGGATGAATAATCATCACAACCTCAAGTGGCTTTCAAGAATAATCTTAAAACTCATCCTCTCATGTAGATTGTTTGTTTCTAAAATCAACATTACCAACATATGTGGAGTGAAAGGAGTAGCTTCTGAGACAGCAACAAGATGGTGGTACAACAACAGCATGGCTCAATATAATCTATTGAGCTTTTGCTTCAAAGATGAGCCAATTATAATGTTCAAAGGACTCCTACATCTCTCTTCTTGGGGGAAATCAATTCATGAGTGGATAGAAAACAGAAGGAATGTAAGTTACATATGTGTTCCCAATGACAGTAAAGATTTCATCTACCAGCAATTTAAAGAAAAGGTTCAAAGCTTAAGTGAAAAAATCAGCAGTGCAGAATTCCGCAATCCCAGAGGCAGATGGGTAATGAAAATGAACAATTGTCTAGAAGAACTTGGTTGGAGTGTTGATGTTGGATTTGATCAAAGCATTTTTATCTGGCTTGTTGCCACAGATCTCTGTTATTATGATGAAGACCGTGATTCAAATGAATGCAGAGAAGTTGCGACTCAAGTTCAAGTGAGCAAGACTTTATCTAATTATCTGTTATATCTTCTACTCATTCTCCCTTTTATGATGAACAGTAAGAATATTGGGAAGGTTATGTTTCAAGACACTTGTGTCACAATTAAAAAGTTGTTTGATGTGCCTGAGAATCAAATACAGGAGAAGATTTCATCACTGGATGAAAAACAAGCACAAGCTTCTATTAAGAAGTTCCTTAGTTTGGATGCCCAAATTCTAATAAGAGATGATGAAGCAAATGAAAGCAAATCTGTGTTACTTGAAGCACATAAGCTTGCCAAATTGCTGCAATTGtatgaaaaggaagaaagatggaagatcatAAGTGGTGTGTGGGTGGAGATGCTGTCATATGCTGCTAGCAATTGTAGTGGTAAGCACCATGCCCAGCGACTTTGTGATGGTGGAGAGTTCCTTACCAAAATATGGCTTTTGATGGCTCATCTTGGTATGACACAGTAG
- the LOC122082328 gene encoding sulfhydryl oxidase 2: MSSILLLLFLLLLLSFQVSSVSVGSRAILRTLTGPDIPDAAADLNSTIFDDVLRNSPASFSIVEFFAHWCPACRNYKPQYEKVARLFNGPHAAHPGVIFMARVDCASKINTKLCDRFSVGHYPMLLWGHPSKFASGGWEPKQDKSEIRLIDDGRTADRLLNWINKQLGSSYNLDDEKYENEHLAQNSSDPEQIVRAIYDVEEATSNAFEIIFDHKMIKSETRGSLIRFLQLLVAHHPSRRCRKGSAEILVNFDDLWPSDLWSVTKQEAVISHEKDAFKSFRICGTDVPRGYWIFCRGSKPDTRGYSCGLWVLLHSLSVRIEDGESHLAFTAICDFIHNFFICQDCRQHFYKMCSSVSSPFNKTYDLALWLWSTHNKVNERLKVEEASLATGDPEFPKITWPPKKLCPSCYQSMSRSSNGTILVDWNEDEVFKFLVGYYGKMLESSYKDKDLMRDGGSSGSLVDDGVTSTNAVAVPVGAALAIAIASCAFGAAACYWRSQQKNRKPRRFWSSDYSRSKPGIAITQVA, translated from the exons atgtcttcgattcttcttcttctcttccttctgcTTCTCCTGAGCTTCCAGGTGTCATCCGTTTCCGTTGGATCGCGTGCGATCCTTCGGACACTTACAGGTCCTGATATTCCAGATGCGGCTGCTGATTTGAACAGCACCATTTTTGATGATGTTCTTAGGAACTCTCCGGCTTCCTTCTCCATCGTCGAATTCTTTGCTCATTG GTGTCCCGCCTGCAGAAATTACAAG CCTCAGTATGAAAAGGTTGCAAGGCTTTTCAATGGACCTCACGCAGCTCATCCTGGAGTTATATTCATGGCGAGGGTAGACTGTGCATCGAAG ATAAATACAAAGCTCTGTGATAGATTTTCAGTTGGCCATTATCCTATGCTTCTTTGGGGTCATCCATCTAAATTTGCATCTGGTGGTTGGGAACCTAAACAAGACAAAAGCGAAATACGTCTCATTGATGATGGACGGACAGCTGATCGCCTTCTTAATTGGATTAATAAGCAATTGGGAAG TTCATACAACTTGGATGATGAAAAATATGAGAATGAGCATCTTGCACAGAATTCGTCAGACCCTGAACAG ATTGTCCGTGCTATATATGATGTTGAAGAGGCAACTTCAAATGCCTTCGAGATTATATTTGATCACAAG ATGATCAAGTCAGAGACTCGAGGCTCACTTATTAGGTTCCTTCAACTCTTGGTGGCACATCACCCTTCCAGGAG GTGTCGGAAGGGAAGTGCAGAAATACTTGTAAACTTTGATGATTTGTGGCCTTCAGATCTGTGGTCTGTCACTAAGCAAGAAGCTGTCATTTCTCATGAAAAGGATGCTTTTAAGAGTTTCAGGATTTGTGGGACAGATGTTCCTCGTGGTTATTGG ATATTTTGTCGGGGCAGCAAGCCAGACACCAGGGGCTATAG CTGTGGCTTGTGGGTTCTGCTGCATTCACTCTCTGTAAGGATAGAAGATGGAGAGAGCCACTTGGCCTTTACAGCTATTTGTGACTTCATTCACAACTTTTTCATCTGCCAGGACTGCCGCCAGCATTTCTATAAGATGTGTTCAAG TGTTTCTAGTCCTTTCAACAAGACATATGACCTGGCTCTGTGGTTGTGGAGTACACATAACAAGGTCAACGAAAGGCTAAAGGTAGAAGAGGCCTCTCTGGCAACTGGTGACCCAGAATTCCCAAAGATCACATGGCCTCCAAAGAAGCTTTGCCCGTCATGTTACCAATCCATGAGCAGGAGTAGCAACGGCACAATTCTAGTTGATTGGAACGAAGATGAGGTGTTTAAGTTCTTGGTTGGTTATTATGGGAAGATGCTTGAGTCATCATACAAAGACAAGGATCTTATGAGAGACGGCGGAAGCTCTGGGTCTTTAGTAGATGATGGGGTTACCTCAACAAATGCAGTTGCTGTTCCTGTTGGGGCTGCATTGGCCATTGCTATAGCCAGCTGTGCATTTGGAGCAGCTGCTTGTTACTGGCGTTCACAGCAGAAGAATCGGAA GCCTAGGAGATTCTGGAGCTCAGATTATTCAAGATCAAAACCGGGCATTGCCATTACTCAAGTTGCATAA